One segment of Macrotis lagotis isolate mMagLag1 chromosome 1, bilby.v1.9.chrom.fasta, whole genome shotgun sequence DNA contains the following:
- the LOC141506449 gene encoding liver-expressed antimicrobial peptide 2-like, with protein sequence MGHLKLLVLFMVCLLLLRQVGASPMPQQKSVQRRLRRMTPFWRNFSLRPIGASCHDNSECITGLCRKRRCSLNGTQE encoded by the exons ATGGGACACCTTAAGCTCTTAGTTCTGTTCATGGTGTGCTTGCTGCTCCTGAGACAG gTGGGGGCATCTCCCATGCCCCAGCAGAAATCAGTACAGAGAAGACTAAGAAGGATGACCCCCTTTTGGAGAAATTTCTCCCTCAGGCCTATTGGGGCATCTTGTCATGATAACTCTGAATGTATCACAGGACTATGCAG GAAAAGGCGCTGTTCCCTCAACGGGACACAAGAATAA
- the LOC141518865 gene encoding cytochrome b-c1 complex subunit 8-like encodes MGREFGSLIRVRHIISYSLSPFEQKAFPHYFSKGIPNMFRRVKDSALRVAPPFIGFYFIYTWGTQEFEKSKRKKPSDFEEEK; translated from the exons ATGGGTCGCGAGTTCGGGAGCCTGATCCGCGTGCGGCACATCATCTCCTACAGCCTGTCCCCGTTCGAGCAGAAAGCCTTCCCCCACTACTTCTCCAAGGGCATCCCGAACATGTTCCGCAGGGTCAAGGACTCGGCCCTGCGGGTCGCACCCC CATTTATAGGCTTTTACTTCATCTATACCTGGGGAACCCAGGAATTTGAGAAGTCAAAGAGGAAGAAGCCATCCgactttgaagaagaaaaataa